A single genomic interval of Rhinoderma darwinii isolate aRhiDar2 unplaced genomic scaffold, aRhiDar2.hap1 Scaffold_138, whole genome shotgun sequence harbors:
- the LOC142699147 gene encoding uncharacterized protein LOC142699147, whose translation MKIMNRKHQTFCVDTNQELRNALDTWNLVEEDVLAACVPYFIQEKVAEDLLTYTDVFQKAILSSLLPSQYNAAMCRFFIRVIQYRRDAAHYLKEYIINVLCEHLKVEYMKGQYYSYAMTKKVIVWLSILHLEAVVGELRYNIVYEDFNAAIVDTLTEVTSLCATVIMPHILDMLPVLAQVVKNAPDQLSKETLCYAIRRLCRSIQEYIVKGGSCKVQLMKAISNMKANISTWLPDVHAELQDSTKVALEFFTVPESSENQPTEPVNDELQTLPHAELLEKYREQVAAENKELEDTEKKRIGMNMLVTSLVSGRKITKDFLQFLLNALKNADPKAKMTAAMFFNEALKHPRLIKQKYQECAIQHLLKIIEEDDNILCSIAMEALGNATTGATRLVESYKNKIIAHMEFRLSKTSSIKIIMAALRALSSIIRRLKLSVLSRQFIKISREHIDYPDGEIQIAAINLLRDLTESCRLPLFGYFTDKVRSCIPTLLLKLHSDNQEIVAASTSSLQSCLSYIKGANIRGFFRTEISPNINDLKSIYSCLAHNHPKLMKTVHLQIPSYLVNSEDKEAVVRHVEFLKDAINHDHVRPGLI comes from the coding sequence atgaagatcatgaatagaaaacatcagacattctgtgtggacacaaatcaagagctcagaaatgctttggacacctggaatttggtggaagaagacgtcttagcagcctgtgtcccttatttcatccaggagaaggtggctgaagatctcctcacttatacggatgtgtttcagaaagccattctgagtagcctgttaccatctcaatacaacgccgccatgtgccgcttcttcatcagagtcattcagtacagaagagacgcggcacactacctgaaggaatatataatcaatgtgctatgtgagcacttgaaggtggagtacatgaagggacaatactattcctacgccatgactaagaaggttattgtctggctgagcatcctccatcttgaagcggtggtcggggaactgagatacaacatcgtttatgaggatttcaatgctgccattgtcgacactttgacagaagtgacatctctgtgtgctacagtcatcatgccacacatcttggacatgctgccagtgctggcccaagtggtcaaaaatgctcctgaccaactatctaaggagacgttgtgctatgctataagacgtttatgccgcagcatccaagaatatattgtgaagggtggcagctgcaaagtgcaacttatgaaggccataagcaacatgaaggccaacatttccacctggttgcctgatgtccatgctgagcttcaagactccaccaaagttgccctggaattctttactgtacccgaatcatcggagaaccagccgaccgagccagtcaatgacgagttacagacccttcctcacgccgagctcctagaaaagtacagggagcaagttgcggcagagaataaggaactggaagatacagagaagaagcgtattgggatgaacatgcttgtgacatctctggtatctggcaggaaaataacaaaagatttccttcagtttctgctcaatgccctgaagaatgcggacccaaaggccaaaatgacagcagctatgttcttcaatgaggctttgaagcatccaagacttataaagcagaaataccaagagtgcgcaatccaacatctgctgaagatcatagaagaggacgataacatcttgtgcagcatcgccatggaggcactggggaatgccaccaccggagctacaagactggtggagagctacaagaataagatcattgcccacatggagtttagactatcaaaaaccagcagcatcaagatcatcatggcggcactgagggcgctgtcctccattatcagacgcctgaagctttctgtcctcagtagacaattcattaaaatatcccgggagcatatagactatccggatggagaaatccagattgcggccataaacctgttaagggatctgacagagagctgccgccttccgctatttggatattttacagacaaagtcaggagctgtataccaactttactcctgaaattacatagtgacaaccaggagatagtagcagccagtacttcatctctgcagagctgcctctcctacatcaaaggagccaacattcggggatttttccggacggaaatctctccaaacatcaatgacctgaaatccatctacagctgtctggctcataaccacccaaaattgatgaagaccgtgcacctccagatcccaagctatctggtcaactcagaggacaaggaggctgtagtcagacatgttgaatttcttaaagatgccatcaaccatgatcatgtaagacctggacttatatag